The sequence GCAGTTCGTATCCTTCTACGAAGATCCGACCCGCGACCCATCGATCATCACCATTCACGAGACGTTCCATCAGTTGATGGATCGTTACTCGGAGATTCCTTCGACGAAATATCGGAACTACTGCTTCACGGAAGGGCTTCCGGAATACTTCGCCGGCCATCGCGGCGATGGCGAAACGCTGGTGCTCGGGGAGTTGAACCGCCCGCGCCGGGCCAGCGAAATCCGCAGGATTCACACCCACTTCGACGATGGGAAGAACATCTCCTACCCACAGCAGGACCGCCACCTGCAGATCACCCCGGACGACTGGATTTTCTACGATGTCCCCATGCTCCTGACGCTGCGCGACCCGATGTGGTTCAAGGGCATCTCGGCCGCCCTCAGGGAACAGTTCAGGCGCTCGGACTACGCCGAAAAGGACTTCTGCAAGGACTTCATCCGCGATGGCGAAACGCAATTCCACTCGGCCTTCTACGCCTACGCGTGGGCATTCACCTATTGGCTCAACGAGAACTATCCCGAGCAATACCGCCGCTATGCGATGACCGTCCTGAACACCGATCAGGGCGGCGACGCCGAGTCGTTTCTCGCGGCGTTCAACATCCAGCCGGCTCAACCGCTTCCGGACATCGAGAGCCTCGTCGGCCCGAACAACCGCGACGTAGCAGCCAACCAGAAGGCGGCCGTGGCCTGCATCGACGCGCGCATCAATATCCTGCGCCAGACGCCGGCCATACAGGAAATGCACCACCGCTGGGTGGAGTGGATGCACATCACATTTCCCAAGCTCCCGGAGCCCGGTGATCCCACGCCGGAGGAAGCCTATCAGCAGCTTCGCTCAGCCGCCGAGGCCAAGGAAAACCTCAAAGCCCTGGAACTCGGCGAAGCCTTCCTCCGATCCCATCCCGATTCCCCCCAGATCGCAAACGCACTCCACCTCGCCGCCATGGCGGGGATGGCGAGTTCGAGCTACGAACGGGCCGCGTCATTGCTGCGGCAGATCCTCGATGACCACCCGGACTTCGATGCCATCGATGAGGTGCGTTTCAAACTCACCGAATGCCTCTCGGGAATGCGCGCCCTCGAAGAGTGCATCGCCCAGTGCCGCGAGAACCTCAAGGTCGCACCGGATAGCCCCGGTGCCGACTACTGGCGTTTTCTCATCCCGCACAGCCAGTTCCGCCTCTGGCGCTTCAAGGAAGCGGAAACAGGACTCAAAGCCTTCCTCAAGGATCATCCCAACTCCACCTATGCCGTGAACGCCAGAAAGTATCTGGGCATGATCAACCCGCCATGGACGGTGGACGCCAACGGCATCGCGCCCTACTCCGGGAAGTATGAGGGCGACTACCGCTTCGAGGCCGCCGTGGCGGCGCTCCCCGCCCACATCCGCCAGGGCCGTGAGATGATCCGCGAATGCCTCGGCTTGGACGTCGATCTCACGGGCAAGATCAACTTCACCTTCCGCGACACGGAGCCCGGCAATAACAGCGGCCTCATGGCGGAGGTCTTCACCATCTGCCGCGACTACCAGCCGGTGACCGTGATGCAGTTCTACTCCGAGCACGTCGTCAGCGACCCGGAGGACTACCGGATGACCGCGATTCACGAGATGAAGCACGCCGGGTTCAAGAACGTGATGGATCAGTCCTACGACGATCTGCCCGAATGGATCATCGAGGGGCTGGCCCAGTGGGCGGCCGATCAGTTAGAGTGGCGCCTCGGTTCGGAGCTGAATAGCGAGACCTTCGCGGGGAAGAACCCGCTCGACGCATTGAACGGAGTCGCCAATCCCGACCACGACCTGGGGGACTACCTCGAGGACGTCCTCGCCTTCGAGTGGATGGAACAGCACCGGCCGGGCAGCGTGAAGGCCTTCGCCGCCGGCCTGGCCGCGGGCGGAGGCTGGAAGGAACTCCTTTCCACCACCACCGGCCTCGACCCGGACGAGGCGCTCCGCCAGATAGACCGCCACTGCCGTGAGCGGGTCAGCGCCGCACTCGGAGACGCCGGGGCGGAGGCCCTGGCGTTGCGCGACACCCAGATCGCCAAGGGCAAGATCAGTGCCGAGGCCATGAACACCTGGCTGCGTGAGGAGGGCACCCGCCGCTTCGCGGAGTGGCTCGCCGCCAACCCGGGACATGTGCTCGAACCGGTGATGCGTTTCTATCACGGCCGCGGATTGATCCTCGCTGGCCGCCACGCCGAAGGCCGCAGGATTCTCCGCGACCTCATCGAATCGCCCTCGGCCGGTTCGCTCTGCGACGATGCCCTCTTCTGGGAAGGATACGCCTTCCAGCAGGAAAAGCGCATGGACGACGGAGCCCGCGTTTTCCGTATCCTCCTGCGCGACCATCCCGGGTCCACCAACGCCGCCAAGGTGCGCGGCGCCTTCGAGCCCGCCGGCCCGGAACTCAAGCCACAAGAAGCCGATCAGACCCGGCAAACCACCGACTCGAATTTCCGTGCCGTGGTCGAGGATCCCGCCTTCGCGCCTGGCGAGGGGCCCATGGTCGGGATCGATGCCGCGCATCACAATTTCCACACCGCCGAAGGGCGCTACCGTCCTTTCGCCGACGTCTTGCGAGCCGATGGTTATCGGGTTGAATCGATCAAAGTGCCGTTCACCGCAGAGGCCTTGAAGCCCTTTCGTATCGTGGTCATCGCCAATGCGCTGCATGAGCGGAACGTGAGCGACTGGGCGCTGCCCACGCCTTCCGCATTTACCCCGGCGGAGATCGAGGCGGTGCGGAATTGGGTGAAGCAGGGCGGATCCTTGCTGCTGCTTGCCGATCACATGCCTTTCCCCGGCGCTGCCGGAGACTTGGCCAAAGCCTTCGATTTCCGCTTTTCCAATGGTTTCGCCTTTGATTCGGAGAAGTCCAATCCGCTCGTTTTCGCCAAGGCAACCGGCACCTTGCGGGAGCATGCGATCCTGAAAGGAAGAAATGCCAAGGAACAGGTGGAAAAGGTCGCCACCTTCACCGGACAGGCCTTTGAAATCGGCAAAGACGCCACACCGCTTCTGGTTTTTCCGGAGGGTTCCTATTCCTTGAATCCCTCAATCGCCTGGAAATTCGATAACGAGACTCCGCGGCAGGCGATCGACGCTTGGTGCCAGGGAGCCGTGCTGGAATTTGGAAAGGGGAAGGTGGCCGTGTTCGGCGAGGCCGCCATGTTCACCGCCCAGGAGATCGGGGAGAAAAAAGAGGCCATGGGACTGAACTCCCCCGCCGCCCCGGACAACCAGCAGTTTCTCCTCAACCTGACCCATTGGCTTTCCGGCCTGATCGCCCAGTGATCCTATGAAAATCGCAACCTTGGGTTCCGGCATCTTTACACGAACTCGCTTAGCGGTCGAAGTGGCGAACGATCGAATCCCATTCCGTCTACTACCTCTCGTTCATGCATGCGGCCGGAATGCCAGCGCCCAAGACCTTTGGTCAGCCCGCTTCCAAGCTAAAGCACCTCGACATCAGAGGCCCGCTTTCGGAGTTGATGGCCTGAGGATCACGAGTCCATCCCCGCGATCCACGGTGACCGCGCTTTTATCCTTTGCTCGGACGGATTTCTGTATTCATTCCAATGACCATAAGCCCCATGAACCTCCTTCAACGAACCTTCGCCGCAGCCTTATCGTTTGCCGCCTTCGCGGCATCGGCTCATGCCGAGAGCAAGACCCCGCCGGCAGGCCCCCCGTGGACCAAGGATTTCCTCGAAGCGCATCGGATGGCATTCGAAAGGAAAAAGCCGATCTTCATCTATTCTACCAAGACGCACTGTCCGCACTGCATCGTAATGGAAAAGGGATTACTCTCGGATCCCAAGCTCGCGGAGTTTTATGATGATGTGATCTGGATGTATCTCTTCCAGGACTTCAGCGGCAGCGAAGCGGACCGCGCCGCCCAACGTGTGGCGCTTCGCTTCGGCATCAGTGCCTACCCGCAGCACTTCCTGGTCGATCCCTACTCGCTCGAAGTCATCGCAGACACCGACCGGTCGCTCGCCAGTTTCTCGGCCGCCGTCAAGAGCGCGAAAGTTGGTGAAGCAGGCGCGTTGACCCACGAATTGCTGCGCAAGGCGGATGCCCGGGCCGTGGAAGTGGAGACGAACCTGACCGACGGGCGCGCCATCGCCGCCCTCGGGGATCCGGATGTTGTGGTGCGTCTTCTGGCCTTGCGGCACCTGAAGGACTCGAAGCCTGAGGCCATCGCCGCCAAGGCGGCAGAACTGCTTGCGATTCCGAATGACCACATCCGTTTTCTGGTTTGCGAGGTACTCGCGGAAAGCGGCGGGGCGGAACACGAGGAAAGCCTCCTGCCACTCGTCCGCGATCCGGTGGGGAGCAAGAACCCGAACGTGATGCGGATGAAGGCGGTTCAGGCCTTGGGAAAACTGGGCG comes from Akkermansiaceae bacterium and encodes:
- a CDS encoding thioredoxin family protein, giving the protein MNLLQRTFAAALSFAAFAASAHAESKTPPAGPPWTKDFLEAHRMAFERKKPIFIYSTKTHCPHCIVMEKGLLSDPKLAEFYDDVIWMYLFQDFSGSEADRAAQRVALRFGISAYPQHFLVDPYSLEVIADTDRSLASFSAAVKSAKVGEAGALTHELLRKADARAVEVETNLTDGRAIAALGDPDVVVRLLALRHLKDSKPEAIAAKAAELLAIPNDHIRFLVCEVLAESGGAEHEESLLPLVRDPVGSKNPNVMRMKAVQALGKLGAGHAVEAIRPHAVTGKWFNGLTSVSVDALAAIAGRSPNQRAAVKEALIAAYPVPPPPGDERQDRACRDLAERIHRALSDLTGKSVPFPETYNAPARTLLQKAW